The following proteins are encoded in a genomic region of Nymphalis io chromosome 8, ilAglIoxx1.1, whole genome shotgun sequence:
- the LOC126770401 gene encoding uncharacterized protein LOC126770401: MLLPPWDDSYPTWEGRNHHAGLYAGVVRSMTLYGAPILVDALTVKTADSHSGESDTRLPRTVSWTAVTLPANDPPWDLQAEMGGGPGVSISRPGDSEGDPPPLESLQEKATHLLNGCFEDIKDLFFKHAIDCIAVIIYKHVPCGTLITVISTTTHTEPLNRLLSDKNCYNFIERSIQTQKWLISSDVYIMSLKNSSQLYSSLKELSRDTAWNPTAQFIIIIYDSKWSEYDENFKLLLKFNIYNILLITNSENGGFKLITYNPFKKNSCGKSFDKIISKINNCEVVDTIRVNYKHLEDKFRNCTITIAALEYVPHFMTESNKEYAFLGKKLYGIEQQMLANIAERENITLKYIIKPNHNDPGVVLPNFTVTGFLNYLQNDSASIVAGGYAQMKNRLEIFDCICGYGYGTLFLFTPVRSDISWKTVYRPFSVTTWSLICLSFVFVSIATILISRYFGEGKLDKNLPLKLWGYIFGNTSYKLSRLKKLRMVVIVWIWFTFLISSFYSTALYSLITAPETRQETFTPNNLGSLPLKPCISNGIFLFFKNTYNFSFFEKSPSKCQQYITLDIVANSDLFYTIEIDYKYYIRKFKYIDDKGNNKLKKDRFGNDVMFAMYTKKGFPLLNKFQKYAHYHFETGLLKKQLETIYHWYNIRETKHIGHTFKVIVLSEFRVHFSILFLGYMLSFICFIIELNKSYLKNIYYI, encoded by the exons ATGCTGCTGCCGCCTTGGGATGactcctacccaacgtgggaaGGCCGGAATCATCATGCTGGCTTATACGCTGGTGTGGTGCGCTCCATGACACTGTATGGTGCACCCATATtagtggacgctctcaccgtgAAGACCGCAGatagtcatagcggtgagagcgatacgagGTTACCGCGTACGGTCTCGTGGACGGCGGTGACACTTCCCGCGAACGACCCACCCTGGGatctccaggcggag atgggaggaggacctggtgTCTCCATCAGTAGGCCAGGCGACAGTGAAGGCGATCCACCCCCACTTGAGTCACTGCAAGAAAAAGCGACACACTTATTAAatggctgtttcg AAGACATCAAGGATTTATTTTTCAAGCACGCAATTGACTGTATAGCAGTTATCATTTACAAACATGTTCCTTGTGGCACTCTCATCACGGTCATTTCTACAACCACTCATACGGAGCCGTTAAATAGGTTATTGAGCGATAAaaactgttacaattttattgaacGATCAATACAAACACAAAAATGGCTCATCAGTTCTGATGTTTATATAATGTCTTTAAAAAACAGTAGCCAACTATACTCAAGTTTGAAAGAGTTATCAAGAGATACAGCGTGGAATCCAACAGcacagtttattataataatatatgactcAAAATGGTCAGAATATGATGAGAACTTTAAATTACTCTTGAAattcaacatttataatattcttctgATTACAAATTCGGAAAATGGTGGATTCAAACTAATTACCTATaacccatttaaaaaaaattcttgtgGAAAATCCttcgataaaataataagtaaaataaataactgcgAAGTTGTGGACACTATCAGAGTGAACTACAAGCATTTAGAAGATAAATTTCGTAATTGTACAATCACTATCGCCGCGCTTGAATATGTACCACATTTTATGACGGAATCAAACAAGGAATACGCCTTTTTGGGAAAAAAATTGTATGGCATAGAGCAACAGATGCTTGCAAATATCGCGGAACGAGAAAATAtaacactaaaatatattatcaaaccAAACCATAATGACCCCGGGGTCGTTTTACCTAATTTTACTGTTACTGGCTTCTTGAACTATTTACAAAATGATTCTGCCAGTATTGTTGCTGGAGGATATGCACAGATGAAGAATCGTCTTGAGATATTTGATTGCATTTGCGGATACGGTTACGGAACGTTGTTCTTATTTACACCAGTCCGAAGTGACATTAGTTGGAAAACAGTTTATCGACCATTTAGCGTTACTACTTGGAGTTTGATTTGtctttcatttgtttttgtttctattGCAACTATTTTAATCAGTCGATATTTTGGAGAAGGTAAACTTGATAAGAACTTACCGCTTAAATTATGGGGATATATTTTTGGAAACACTAGCTATAAATTGTCACGCCTGAAAAAATTACGAATGGTTGTCATTGTATGGATTtggtttacatttttaatctccAGTTTTTACAGCACAGCTTTATACAGTTTAATTACAGCCCCAGAAACCAGACAAGAAACGTTTACTCCAAATAATTTGGGCTCTTTACCATTGAAGCCCTGTATAAGCAATGgcatttttttgttctttaaaaatacttacaactTCAGTTTCTTTGAAAAATCTCCTAGTAAATGTcaacaatatataacattagaTATAGTAGCAAATAGCGATTTATTTTACACTATTGAAATcgattataagtattatatcagaaagtttaaatatatcgatgACAAGGGcaacaataaattgaaaaaggATCGCTTTGGAAATGATGTAATGTTTGCTATGTACACAAAAAAAGGATTCccattattaaacaaatttcaaaaatatgctCACTACCACTTCGAAACAGGATTATTGAAAAAACAATTAGAAACAATATATCACTGGTATAACATAAGAGAAACCAAACACATCGGCCATACATTTAAGGTCATTGTTTTATCCGAATTTAGAGTTCACTTCAGTATATTGTTCCTTGGTTACATGCTTtccttcatttgttttattattgaactaaa TAAAAgctatcttaaaaatatatattatatataa